One stretch of Pseudomonas sp. NC02 DNA includes these proteins:
- a CDS encoding SDR family oxidoreductase → MPSTDLSHTFKGQYFVVTGSTQGLGAAVAHTLARRGAAGLIICGRRPDQGQEQVRQLAALDCRAVFVQADLEQIGDCRAVIEAARAHFGTLHGLINCAGMSDRGTILDTSPELFDRLFAVNVRAPFFLMQEALKLMISQRVEGAVVNIQSVTGHGGQSFLSAYAASKGALAILTKNVAFSALRNRIRVNGLNIGWMDTPHEDEIQRHYHGAGDAWLEAAEAAQPFGRLLKPEEVARSVAFLLSRESGMMTGTVIDLEQGVIGCGDGGTPRPDQALSLVEGA, encoded by the coding sequence ATGCCTTCAACCGACCTCAGCCATACCTTCAAAGGCCAATACTTTGTCGTCACCGGCAGCACCCAGGGATTGGGGGCTGCCGTCGCCCATACCCTGGCGCGGCGCGGTGCTGCCGGCCTGATCATCTGCGGACGCCGTCCGGACCAGGGCCAGGAGCAAGTACGGCAGTTGGCAGCGCTCGATTGCCGCGCGGTGTTTGTCCAGGCGGACCTGGAACAGATTGGCGACTGCCGCGCCGTGATCGAGGCGGCCCGTGCCCACTTCGGCACCCTCCACGGGCTGATCAACTGCGCCGGGATGTCGGATCGCGGCACCATTCTCGACACCTCCCCCGAACTGTTTGATCGACTATTTGCGGTCAATGTGAGGGCGCCGTTTTTCCTGATGCAGGAAGCCTTGAAGCTGATGATCAGCCAGAGGGTTGAAGGTGCAGTGGTCAATATCCAGAGTGTCACCGGCCACGGCGGGCAATCGTTCTTGAGTGCCTACGCGGCGTCCAAGGGCGCTCTCGCGATTCTGACCAAAAACGTGGCGTTCAGCGCCCTGCGCAACCGGATTCGGGTCAACGGCTTGAACATCGGCTGGATGGACACACCGCACGAGGATGAAATCCAGCGGCACTACCACGGTGCCGGGGATGCCTGGTTGGAAGCCGCCGAAGCCGCACAGCCCTTCGGCCGCCTGCTCAAACCTGAAGAGGTGGCCCGGAGCGTGGCATTTCTATTGTCACGCGAGTCGGGAATGATGACCGGCACGGTGATCGACCTGGAGCAAGGCGTCATCGGCTGTGGCGACGGCGGCACCCCACGCCCCGATCAGGCCTTGAGCCTGGTGGAGGGTGCGTGA
- a CDS encoding LacI family DNA-binding transcriptional regulator gives MLERAKHFSIKQLATQAGVSKATVDRVLHERGSVHAQTRRRIEQALDELESQEKNGLAVGRTFHVDVIMHTPKRFSAAVQAAITAQLGSLAPFRIAPRFHVFEEIEPQAMHDQLLRCLETGSQGVVLKAADEPAVNLAVKHLAAAGIPVVTLVTDLPHSERIGYVGMDNRTAGQTAAYLLSRWLSPQPQEVAVVIGSELFRGEEEREMGFRMWLRGRATHLRVLDISGGYGVYDRTFARVTDALKQHPELKAVYSVGGGNRAIVDAFAALDRPLDVFIAHDLDEENRQLLAEEKVAAIIDHNLQIDARHVFLHILQFHRLWKAGPIAPSQVQIVTPFNLPD, from the coding sequence ATGCTCGAACGCGCTAAACACTTTTCCATCAAGCAACTGGCCACCCAGGCGGGCGTCAGCAAGGCGACAGTCGATCGCGTCTTGCATGAGCGCGGCAGCGTGCACGCCCAAACCCGGCGGCGTATCGAACAGGCTCTGGATGAGCTGGAATCCCAGGAAAAAAATGGCCTGGCAGTAGGCCGTACCTTTCATGTCGATGTGATCATGCACACGCCCAAGCGCTTCAGTGCGGCGGTGCAGGCCGCCATCACCGCCCAACTGGGCAGCCTGGCACCGTTTCGTATCGCCCCGCGGTTTCATGTGTTCGAAGAGATCGAGCCTCAGGCGATGCACGACCAATTGCTGCGCTGCCTCGAGACCGGCAGCCAGGGTGTGGTGCTCAAGGCCGCGGACGAGCCGGCGGTGAATCTGGCGGTCAAGCACCTGGCGGCCGCAGGTATTCCGGTGGTGACCCTGGTCACCGATCTGCCCCACAGCGAGCGCATCGGCTACGTAGGCATGGATAACCGCACCGCTGGACAAACCGCCGCGTACCTTCTGTCCCGCTGGCTGTCACCCCAACCCCAGGAAGTGGCGGTGGTGATTGGCAGTGAATTGTTCCGGGGCGAGGAAGAACGCGAAATGGGTTTTCGCATGTGGCTGCGCGGCCGTGCGACGCACCTGCGGGTACTGGATATCAGCGGTGGGTACGGCGTGTATGACCGAACATTTGCCCGGGTCACCGATGCGTTGAAGCAGCATCCCGAACTGAAGGCGGTGTACAGCGTCGGCGGTGGCAACCGGGCAATTGTCGACGCCTTCGCGGCTCTGGATCGCCCGTTGGACGTGTTTATTGCTCACGACCTCGACGAAGAGAATCGCCAGCTGTTGGCTGAAGAAAAAGTCGCCGCGATTATCGATCACAACCTGCAGATCGATGCGCGCCATGTGTTCCTGCACATCCTGCAATTTCATCGGCTGTGGAAGGCTGGGCCGATTGCGCCGTCACAGGTACAGATCGTCACACCGTTCAACCTGCCGGACTGA
- the dapA gene encoding 4-hydroxy-tetrahydrodipicolinate synthase: protein MSSFQGIWVPVVTPFHNGVIDFIGLRRLVCHLLEQGAAGIMVCTTTGEAAALSRREQLAMLDAVLELVPPQQVVMGLAGYNQIELLQFQSEILQRAVAGLLVPPPSYIRPSQAGLEAFFRTVADASSVPIILYDIPYRTGIAFEQATLLNIVAHERIVAIKDCGGNLANTLALLASGNVDVLCGEDVQIFNALCLGATGAIAASAHVRTADFVALHRQVRDNRLLAARETFFGLLPLIHTMFVEPNPAPVKAALAMDGLIGSELRAPMLGASETVTNRLQQVLGVRQ from the coding sequence ATGTCATCGTTTCAAGGTATCTGGGTTCCCGTCGTTACACCGTTTCATAACGGCGTTATCGACTTCATCGGCTTGCGCCGCCTGGTCTGCCATCTGCTGGAACAAGGCGCGGCCGGGATCATGGTCTGTACCACCACCGGCGAAGCCGCAGCACTGAGCCGCCGTGAGCAGTTGGCGATGCTGGATGCCGTACTGGAACTGGTACCGCCGCAGCAGGTGGTAATGGGCCTGGCGGGGTATAACCAGATTGAGCTGCTGCAGTTCCAGAGTGAAATCCTGCAACGCGCGGTGGCCGGTTTGCTGGTACCGCCGCCGAGCTACATCCGCCCGTCCCAGGCGGGCCTTGAGGCGTTCTTCCGCACCGTGGCCGATGCGTCCAGTGTGCCGATCATTCTGTATGACATTCCCTACCGCACCGGTATCGCCTTCGAACAGGCGACGTTGCTGAACATCGTCGCCCATGAACGGATCGTCGCGATCAAGGATTGTGGCGGCAACCTGGCCAATACCCTGGCGCTGCTGGCCAGCGGGAATGTGGATGTGTTGTGTGGCGAGGATGTGCAGATATTCAACGCGCTGTGCCTGGGAGCGACCGGCGCGATTGCCGCGTCGGCGCATGTGCGTACCGCGGATTTTGTGGCGCTGCATCGACAGGTTCGCGACAACCGGTTGCTGGCGGCTCGCGAGACGTTTTTCGGGCTGCTGCCGTTGATTCACACAATGTTCGTGGAGCCCAATCCGGCACCGGTGAAGGCCGCGCTGGCGATGGACGGTTTGATCGGCAGTGAGTTGCGGGCGCCGATGTTGGGGGCGAGTGAGACGGTGACAAATCGGTTGCAGCAAGTATTAGGCGTGCGGCAATAA
- a CDS encoding GntR family transcriptional regulator produces MQLSTTRKPGERPDSLAERVYQQVKDDIFGFRLLPGDRFSEGDVAERMQASRTPVRQALYRLEREGYLEVFFRSGWQVRPFDFNYFEELYDVRIVLELAAVSRLCGMAEQGLERLEAIWRVDESARLDDAQVVCALDEEFHCGLVQATGNAEMARMHYEITEKIRIIRRLDFTQQSRIAATYEEHASILDAISARHRDLAQQLLKTHIEVSKQEVRKITLHRLAVARG; encoded by the coding sequence ATGCAGCTCTCAACCACGAGAAAACCCGGCGAACGGCCGGACAGCCTGGCGGAACGGGTCTACCAGCAGGTGAAGGACGACATCTTCGGCTTTCGCCTGCTGCCGGGTGATCGCTTCAGCGAAGGCGACGTGGCCGAGCGCATGCAGGCCAGCCGCACGCCGGTGCGCCAGGCGCTGTATCGGCTGGAGCGGGAAGGGTACCTGGAGGTGTTTTTCAGGAGTGGCTGGCAGGTGCGGCCGTTCGACTTCAACTATTTCGAAGAGCTTTACGACGTAAGAATCGTGCTGGAGTTGGCCGCCGTCAGCCGCTTGTGTGGCATGGCGGAGCAGGGGCTTGAACGGCTTGAAGCGATCTGGCGGGTGGACGAAAGTGCGCGGCTGGATGACGCACAGGTCGTCTGCGCGCTGGATGAGGAGTTCCACTGCGGGTTGGTGCAGGCCACGGGCAACGCTGAAATGGCGCGCATGCATTACGAGATAACCGAGAAAATCCGCATCATTCGGCGGCTGGATTTCACTCAGCAATCACGTATTGCAGCGACCTATGAGGAACACGCAAGCATCCTCGATGCGATCTCGGCACGGCACCGCGATCTGGCGCAGCAACTGCTCAAGACTCACATCGAGGTGAGCAAGCAGGAGGTGCGCAAGATCACGTTGCATCGGTTGGCGGTGGCGAGAGGATAA
- the atzF gene encoding allophanate hydrolase: MRNEQLGWTLGEWQAAYRTQALTPDILLTLASTFPAEDNAWISRVQPQQLSDQLAQLAERLAAVDGDIDQLPLYGVPFAIKDNIDAAGWETTAACPEFAYRAAADATVVTRLRAAGAILMGKTNLDQFATGLVGTRSPYGAVGNSFNPGYVSGGSSSGSASVVARGLVAFSLGTDTAGSGRVPAGFNNIVGLKPTKGRLSNTGLVPACRTVDCISVFALTVEDAETVAGLAAAYDASDAYSRVNPNTAPVAVGATIKLAVPASLEFFGDAQNQAVFEQALLRFQSLGAEITAVDFSPFQQLAEQLYYGSWVAERTVALEGMLASNAEAINPVVRGIVENGHTYSACDAYKAEYLRAELSRRINDTLAGFDALLVPTSPTIRTLAEMAVEPVLYNSQFGFYTNFTNLADLSALAVPAGLRSDGLPCGVTLIAPAWHDAALAHLGKRWQAGLDLPLGATQRNLPQPAPARQAPGSVRVAVVGAHLTGMPLNFQLTSRNAVLVEQTLTASNYRLHALPGTVPPKPGLARDDSGRSIIVELWDMPVARFGEFVAEIPAPLGIGNLTLADGRSVKGFICEPWALAGATDITEFGGWRAYMASRN; encoded by the coding sequence ATGCGCAACGAACAACTCGGCTGGACCCTGGGTGAATGGCAAGCTGCCTACCGCACCCAGGCGCTGACTCCCGACATCCTGTTGACCCTGGCGAGCACGTTCCCCGCCGAGGACAATGCCTGGATCAGCCGGGTGCAACCGCAGCAATTGAGTGACCAGTTGGCGCAGTTGGCCGAGCGGCTTGCGGCGGTCGACGGCGATATCGACCAGTTGCCGTTGTATGGCGTGCCGTTTGCCATCAAGGACAACATCGATGCGGCGGGTTGGGAGACCACGGCGGCGTGTCCGGAGTTTGCCTATCGCGCTGCGGCGGATGCCACGGTGGTGACCCGGCTGCGGGCGGCCGGGGCGATCCTGATGGGCAAGACCAACCTCGATCAGTTCGCCACCGGCCTGGTGGGTACACGCTCGCCCTACGGCGCGGTGGGCAACAGTTTTAACCCGGGCTATGTCAGCGGCGGTTCCAGCTCGGGTTCGGCCTCGGTGGTTGCCCGCGGGCTGGTGGCGTTTTCCCTGGGCACCGACACCGCCGGTTCCGGGCGGGTGCCGGCGGGCTTCAACAATATCGTCGGGTTGAAGCCGACCAAGGGGCGCTTGTCCAACACCGGACTGGTGCCGGCCTGTCGTACCGTGGACTGTATTTCGGTGTTTGCGCTGACGGTTGAAGATGCCGAGACGGTTGCGGGCCTCGCTGCTGCTTACGACGCCAGCGACGCCTATTCACGCGTCAATCCCAACACTGCTCCTGTAGCGGTCGGCGCCACGATCAAGCTGGCGGTTCCGGCCAGCCTGGAGTTTTTTGGCGACGCGCAGAACCAGGCCGTATTTGAACAGGCGCTGCTCAGGTTCCAGTCCCTCGGGGCCGAAATCACGGCGGTGGATTTCAGCCCGTTTCAGCAACTCGCCGAGCAGCTCTATTACGGCTCCTGGGTTGCGGAGCGCACGGTGGCACTGGAAGGCATGCTCGCCAGCAACGCCGAAGCGATCAACCCGGTGGTGCGTGGCATTGTGGAAAACGGTCACACGTACAGCGCCTGCGATGCCTATAAAGCCGAATACCTGCGCGCCGAACTGAGCCGCCGCATCAACGACACCCTGGCCGGTTTCGACGCCTTGCTGGTGCCGACATCGCCGACGATCCGCACCCTGGCGGAAATGGCCGTGGAGCCGGTGCTCTACAACTCGCAGTTTGGCTTCTACACCAACTTCACCAACCTGGCCGACCTCTCGGCACTGGCCGTGCCCGCCGGGCTGCGCAGCGACGGCCTGCCGTGCGGCGTCACCCTTATCGCACCGGCCTGGCACGACGCCGCCCTGGCGCATCTGGGCAAGCGTTGGCAGGCCGGCCTTGATCTTCCGCTCGGCGCTACCCAACGCAATCTGCCGCAACCGGCACCGGCGCGACAGGCGCCCGGCAGCGTGCGGGTGGCGGTGGTTGGGGCGCATCTCACCGGGATGCCGCTGAACTTCCAGCTGACCAGCCGCAACGCCGTGCTGGTGGAGCAAACCCTGACGGCGAGCAACTACCGCCTGCATGCACTGCCGGGCACGGTTCCGCCCAAGCCGGGGCTGGCCAGGGATGACTCGGGCCGCTCGATCATCGTCGAGCTGTGGGACATGCCTGTCGCCCGCTTTGGTGAGTTCGTCGCCGAGATCCCTGCGCCGCTGGGCATCGGCAACCTCACCCTGGCGGACGGGCGCAGCGTGAAGGGTTTTATCTGCGAGCCCTGGGCCCTGGCAGGCGCCACCGACATCACCGAATTCGGCGGCTGGCGCGCGTACATGGCGAGCAGGAACTAG
- a CDS encoding cystathionine gamma-synthase, producing the protein MTQHDKSAFATRVIHAGQSPDPTTGALMPPIYANSTYLQDSPGVHKGFDYGRSHNPTRFALERCVADLEGGTQAFAFASGLAAISTVLELLDAGSHVVSGNDLYGGTFRLFDKVRQRSAGHRFSFVDLTDLSAFEAALQDDTRMVWVETPSNPLLSLTDLSAISRICKARGILCVADNTFASPWIQRPLELGFDIVVHSTTKYLNGHSDVIGGIAVVGQNPELAERVGFLQNSVGAIAGPFDAFLTLRGVKTLALRMERHCSNALELATWLEQQPQVARVYYPGLASHPQHELARRQMRGFGGMISVDLKSDLAGATRFLENVKIFALAESLGGVESLIEHPAIMTHASIPAATRAQLGIGDGLVRLSVGVEDVEDLRADLAQALAKI; encoded by the coding sequence ATGACCCAGCACGATAAAAGCGCCTTCGCCACCCGCGTGATCCATGCCGGGCAATCCCCGGACCCGACCACCGGGGCGCTGATGCCGCCGATCTACGCCAACTCCACCTACCTGCAAGACAGCCCCGGCGTTCACAAAGGCTTCGACTACGGACGCTCCCACAACCCGACGCGCTTTGCCCTGGAACGCTGCGTGGCCGACCTTGAAGGCGGCACCCAGGCGTTCGCGTTCGCCTCCGGGCTGGCGGCGATTTCCACCGTGCTGGAACTGCTCGACGCCGGTTCCCACGTGGTTTCCGGCAATGATTTGTACGGCGGCACCTTCCGCCTGTTCGACAAAGTGCGCCAGCGCAGCGCCGGGCATCGCTTCAGCTTCGTCGACCTGACCGACCTGTCGGCTTTCGAAGCCGCGTTGCAGGACGATACGCGGATGGTCTGGGTCGAAACCCCGAGCAACCCGCTGCTGAGCCTGACCGACCTCAGCGCCATCTCCCGCATCTGCAAGGCCCGGGGCATCCTCTGCGTGGCCGACAACACCTTTGCCAGCCCATGGATCCAGCGCCCGCTGGAGTTGGGTTTCGACATCGTGGTGCACTCCACCACCAAGTACCTCAACGGCCACTCGGATGTGATCGGCGGCATTGCGGTGGTGGGCCAGAATCCTGAACTGGCCGAACGCGTGGGCTTCCTGCAAAACTCCGTGGGTGCGATTGCCGGACCGTTTGATGCGTTCCTGACCCTGCGTGGGGTGAAGACATTGGCGTTGCGCATGGAGCGCCATTGCAGCAATGCGCTGGAGCTGGCGACATGGCTGGAGCAGCAGCCGCAGGTGGCACGGGTTTACTACCCCGGCCTGGCATCGCATCCGCAGCATGAGCTGGCACGCCGGCAGATGCGCGGGTTTGGCGGGATGATTTCGGTGGACCTGAAAAGCGACCTGGCGGGCGCCACACGCTTCCTGGAAAACGTGAAGATCTTTGCGTTGGCTGAAAGCCTGGGGGGCGTTGAAAGCCTGATCGAGCACCCGGCGATCATGACCCATGCGAGCATCCCGGCAGCGACCCGGGCGCAGCTGGGGATTGGTGATGGGTTGGTGCGGTTGTCGGTGGGGGTTGAGGATGTGGAAGACCTGCGGGCGGATCTGGCGCAGGCGTTGGCAAAAATCTAA
- a CDS encoding cystathionine beta-synthase, with protein sequence MPTASRPAVLELIGNTPLVRVSRFDTGPCTLFLKLESQNPGGSIKDRIGLAMIDAAERDGRLRPGGTIIEATAGNTGLGLALVGRAKGYRVVLVVPDKMSTEKVLHLKAMGAEVHITRSDVGKGHPEYYQDVAARLAKDIPDSFFADQFNNPANPLAHETSTAPEIWAQTQHDLDAIVVGVGSAGTLTGLTRFFKRVQPDLAMVLADPVGSVMAEYSRSGTMTEPGSWAVEGIGEDFIPSIADLSSVRHAYSISDEESFDHARQLLRAEGILGGSSTGTLLAAALRYCREQTEPKRVVTFVCDTGTRYLSKVYNDQWMNDAGLLQYKHYGDLRDLIARRFEDGRVISVGPDDSLLTAFQRMRLADVSQLPVLVDGKQLVGVLDESDVLLGLHQNAAHFSMTVGSAMTNALHTLAPSASLAQLQAELDRGLVAIIADASGFHGLITRVDLLNHLRRSLA encoded by the coding sequence ATGCCCACCGCTTCCCGCCCCGCCGTGCTCGAACTGATTGGCAATACCCCGCTGGTGCGGGTCAGCCGCTTCGATACCGGCCCGTGCACGCTGTTCCTCAAGCTTGAATCCCAGAACCCCGGCGGCTCCATCAAGGACCGCATTGGCCTGGCCATGATCGACGCCGCCGAGCGCGATGGCCGCCTGCGCCCCGGCGGCACCATCATCGAAGCCACCGCCGGCAATACCGGCCTCGGCCTGGCCCTGGTGGGACGCGCCAAAGGCTACCGGGTGGTACTGGTGGTGCCGGACAAGATGTCCACCGAGAAAGTCTTGCACCTGAAAGCCATGGGCGCCGAGGTGCACATCACCCGCTCGGATGTCGGCAAGGGCCATCCCGAGTATTACCAGGATGTGGCGGCGCGACTGGCCAAGGACATTCCCGATTCGTTCTTCGCCGACCAGTTCAACAACCCGGCCAACCCCCTGGCCCACGAGACCAGCACCGCCCCGGAAATCTGGGCCCAGACCCAACATGACCTGGATGCCATCGTGGTTGGCGTCGGCTCGGCCGGCACCCTCACCGGCCTGACACGCTTCTTCAAGCGCGTGCAACCCGACCTTGCCATGGTGCTGGCCGACCCGGTCGGCTCGGTGATGGCCGAGTACAGCCGCAGCGGCACCATGACCGAGCCCGGCTCGTGGGCCGTGGAAGGTATCGGCGAAGACTTCATCCCCTCGATCGCCGACCTCTCCAGCGTGCGCCACGCCTATTCCATCAGCGACGAAGAAAGCTTCGACCACGCCCGCCAACTGCTGCGGGCCGAAGGCATTCTCGGTGGCTCCTCCACCGGCACCCTGCTGGCCGCCGCCCTGCGTTATTGCCGCGAACAGACCGAGCCCAAGCGCGTGGTCACCTTCGTCTGCGACACCGGCACGCGCTACCTGTCGAAGGTCTACAACGACCAATGGATGAACGACGCCGGCCTGCTGCAATACAAACACTACGGCGACCTGCGCGACCTGATCGCCCGTCGTTTCGAGGACGGCCGGGTGATCAGCGTCGGCCCCGACGACAGCCTGCTCACCGCCTTCCAGCGCATGCGCCTGGCCGACGTCTCACAGCTGCCGGTGCTGGTGGACGGCAAGCAACTGGTGGGGGTGCTCGACGAGTCGGATGTATTGCTCGGCCTGCATCAGAACGCCGCGCACTTTTCCATGACCGTGGGCAGCGCCATGACCAACGCCCTTCACACCCTCGCACCCAGCGCCAGCCTTGCGCAATTGCAGGCCGAGCTGGATCGCGGGCTGGTGGCAATCATTGCCGACGCCTCGGGCTTTCACGGCCTGATCACCCGCGTCGACCTGCTCAATCACCTACGGAGATCCCTTGCATGA
- a CDS encoding alpha/beta hydrolase, with product MSNGVRIDPRIIPAPRSISPEAQAMLQRMVNADGVPLNSLYTLPAPDDHAGWRRMQAAVAQQYAASQAGQTADHVETFTVEDATVYRATPAYGAEFAYIDLHGGALVFGGGENARLAAGKHADLHNLTCYGVDYRMPPDHPYPAALDDCLATYRHVLKHHTPDKIVIGGRSAGGNLAAAMVLRARDEGLPLPAALVLLSPEVDLTESGDSFQVNRTVDVVLPNPLMSTNLLYAAGADLSHPYLSPLFGDFAPGFPPTFVQSGTRDLFLSNAVRLHRALRRAEVPVELHIFEAMPHGGFIGAPEDAELSAEQVRFVRHWLNRD from the coding sequence ATGAGTAATGGTGTAAGGATCGACCCGCGAATCATCCCGGCTCCGCGGTCCATCAGCCCCGAGGCCCAGGCGATGCTGCAACGCATGGTGAACGCCGATGGCGTGCCGCTGAACAGCCTGTACACCCTGCCCGCACCCGATGACCACGCTGGCTGGCGCCGCATGCAGGCCGCAGTTGCCCAACAGTACGCGGCGTCCCAGGCGGGACAGACGGCAGACCACGTTGAGACATTCACCGTGGAAGACGCCACCGTGTACCGGGCGACGCCGGCATACGGGGCCGAGTTCGCCTATATCGACCTGCACGGCGGCGCCCTGGTGTTCGGCGGCGGCGAAAACGCCCGCCTCGCCGCCGGCAAGCACGCCGACCTGCACAACCTGACCTGCTACGGCGTGGACTACCGCATGCCGCCTGACCATCCGTACCCGGCGGCACTCGATGACTGTCTGGCCACCTACCGGCATGTGCTGAAGCACCACACCCCGGACAAGATCGTGATCGGCGGACGCTCGGCCGGAGGCAACCTCGCCGCTGCCATGGTGCTGCGCGCCCGCGACGAAGGCTTGCCGCTGCCGGCCGCGCTGGTATTGCTGTCACCTGAAGTGGACCTGACCGAATCGGGCGACAGCTTCCAGGTCAACCGCACCGTCGACGTGGTGTTGCCCAACCCGCTGATGAGCACCAACCTGCTGTACGCCGCTGGCGCGGATTTGTCTCACCCGTACCTGTCGCCGCTGTTCGGGGATTTCGCACCAGGCTTCCCGCCGACGTTCGTGCAAAGCGGCACCCGCGACCTGTTCCTGTCCAACGCCGTACGCCTGCACCGGGCGCTGCGCCGGGCCGAGGTACCGGTGGAACTGCACATCTTTGAAGCAATGCCCCACGGCGGTTTCATCGGCGCGCCGGAAGACGCAGAACTGTCGGCAGAGCAGGTGCGTTTCGTGCGCCACTGGTTGAACCGCGACTGA
- the iolG gene encoding inositol 2-dehydrogenase has protein sequence MLRIAVLGAGRIANIHAANVAAHPDATLVVVADPWREGVDGLAAQLGCEAAYDCAAVLSRDDIDAVVIGTPTDTHIDLLLAAVSQGKAVLCEKPIDLDFAKARAAAQAVEREGGKVMLGFNRRFDPDTLRLRQAIDAGQIGAVRQVIITSRDPGLAPRDYLAHSGGILRDMTIHDFDMARHLLGEEPIEVGAIASRLVDPSLAQIDDFDSVMVLLRTASGKQCHINCCREAVYGYDQRLEVSGAKGVLLTDNHRPSTLRHWNHEHTEALEPLQHFFLERYADAYRNELGQFIQALSAGRALPTNMRDGLYALHLADCALESIKTGRMVEVNYAI, from the coding sequence ATGCTACGTATCGCTGTCCTTGGTGCAGGGCGCATCGCCAACATTCACGCGGCCAATGTCGCGGCCCATCCTGATGCCACTCTGGTGGTGGTCGCCGACCCCTGGCGGGAGGGCGTCGATGGCTTGGCTGCGCAGCTGGGTTGCGAGGCGGCCTATGACTGCGCAGCAGTGCTAAGTCGGGACGATATCGACGCGGTGGTGATTGGCACACCCACCGACACTCATATCGATTTGCTGCTGGCGGCCGTGTCCCAGGGCAAGGCCGTGCTGTGCGAGAAGCCCATTGACCTGGATTTCGCCAAGGCGCGGGCGGCGGCGCAAGCTGTGGAGCGCGAGGGCGGTAAAGTAATGCTGGGCTTCAACCGCCGCTTCGATCCCGACACGCTGCGCCTGCGCCAGGCCATCGACGCGGGGCAAATTGGTGCTGTGCGGCAGGTGATCATCACCAGCCGTGACCCGGGGTTGGCGCCACGGGATTACCTGGCACATTCCGGCGGCATCCTGCGGGACATGACCATTCATGACTTCGACATGGCGCGGCACCTGCTGGGTGAAGAGCCCATTGAAGTCGGCGCGATAGCCAGCCGGCTGGTAGATCCGAGCCTGGCGCAGATTGACGACTTCGACAGCGTGATGGTGCTGCTGCGCACCGCATCCGGGAAACAGTGCCATATCAACTGCTGTCGGGAGGCGGTCTACGGGTATGACCAGCGACTTGAGGTATCCGGGGCCAAGGGGGTGCTGCTCACGGATAACCATCGACCCAGCACCTTGCGCCATTGGAACCACGAGCACACCGAGGCGTTGGAGCCGTTGCAGCATTTCTTCCTGGAGCGTTATGCGGATGCCTACCGCAATGAGTTGGGGCAGTTTATCCAGGCACTGAGCGCGGGGCGCGCGCTGCCCACCAACATGCGCGATGGGCTGTATGCGTTGCACTTGGCGGACTGTGCGCTGGAGTCCATCAAGACCGGGCGAATGGTTGAGGTCAATTACGCTATTTAA